A genomic window from Flavobacterium sp. I3-2 includes:
- a CDS encoding MarR family winged helix-turn-helix transcriptional regulator: MEDYLKISNQLCFPIYALSKEITNQYRPLLEKLDLTYPQYLVMLVLWEHQKFSVKAIGEKLHLDSGTLTPLLKRLEIKEIVKRERCKHDERIVEVSLTEKGNALKTDAACIPVQLMEKVQLSTIEIEQLKIIINKILNTI, encoded by the coding sequence ATGGAAGATTATTTAAAAATATCAAACCAATTGTGTTTTCCGATTTATGCATTGTCTAAAGAAATCACAAATCAATACCGACCTTTATTAGAAAAGTTAGATTTAACCTATCCACAATATTTAGTAATGTTGGTTTTATGGGAACATCAAAAATTTAGTGTCAAAGCGATTGGTGAAAAATTACATTTAGACAGCGGAACTTTAACGCCTTTACTAAAACGTTTAGAAATAAAAGAAATAGTTAAACGCGAAAGATGTAAACACGACGAACGTATTGTCGAAGTTAGTTTAACTGAAAAAGGAAATGCTTTAAAAACAGATGCAGCTTGTATTCCAGTTCAATTAATGGAAAAAGTGCAATTGTCTACAATTGAAATCGAACAGTTAAAAATTATTATAAATAAAATTTTAAATACCATATAA
- a CDS encoding MBOAT family O-acyltransferase codes for MKNWFDQHIIPQLEFFNAETVGSWFTFKPEEPMLFNTARFFAMFLVFYAIYISLRKTFYPRLLYVICFSCFFYYLSSGPFLILILASSLFDYIVTKRMYYSKSEMTKKFIVSLSVMVNLGLLAYFKYMNFFIDSINSVSESYIEFQKIGLPVGISFFTFQSISYVIEIYRKEIKPTKNYIDYLFFISFFPQLVAGPIVRAKDFLSQIYSDLKITKEDMNYGMLLIIGGLIKKVVISDYISSNFVDRVYDLPNAYTSFENLMATYGYAIQIYCDFSGYSDMAIGIALLLGFKLPTNFRTPYQSKSITEFWRRWHISLSTWLKDFLYISVGGNRKGTFAGFLFPALFFIALFVWGVYMYPTSYVPLIIASASFLVFVFSFLFSKDKKKTMYTDVNLMTTMLLGGLWHGASLRFIVWGALHGGALAVHKLFMEYFPDNGKKSFFKSIWDVFAVILTFHFVTFCWIFFRAKDFPTALDVINNIGNLTFDFNQWYIIYQGYTNVFLVMLFGLVWHFIPEAWMKKVQNIFIVMPLVGKAIILALVYWLVFATAQEGPQPFIYFQF; via the coding sequence ATGAAAAATTGGTTTGACCAACACATCATTCCACAATTGGAATTTTTCAATGCCGAAACTGTCGGTTCTTGGTTTACATTTAAGCCAGAAGAACCGATGTTGTTTAACACGGCGCGTTTCTTTGCTATGTTTTTGGTGTTCTACGCCATTTACATTTCATTGCGTAAAACATTTTATCCGCGGTTACTTTATGTGATTTGTTTTTCGTGTTTTTTCTATTATTTATCTAGCGGACCTTTTCTGATTTTAATTTTAGCTTCGTCGTTGTTTGATTATATCGTAACCAAACGTATGTATTACTCGAAGTCTGAAATGACCAAAAAGTTCATTGTTTCACTTAGCGTGATGGTGAACTTAGGTTTGCTGGCTTATTTTAAGTACATGAATTTCTTTATCGATTCGATTAATTCGGTTAGCGAATCGTATATCGAATTTCAGAAAATTGGTTTGCCTGTCGGGATTTCGTTTTTTACGTTTCAATCGATTAGTTATGTGATTGAGATTTATCGTAAAGAAATCAAACCGACAAAAAATTACATCGATTATTTATTTTTTATTTCGTTTTTTCCGCAGTTAGTTGCAGGTCCGATTGTTCGTGCTAAAGATTTTCTTTCTCAAATTTATTCAGATTTAAAAATCACAAAAGAAGATATGAATTACGGAATGCTTTTAATTATCGGTGGATTAATTAAGAAGGTTGTTATTTCAGATTATATTTCGTCAAATTTTGTTGACCGCGTGTACGATTTGCCAAATGCGTATACTTCGTTTGAAAATTTAATGGCAACTTACGGATACGCGATTCAAATTTATTGCGATTTTTCGGGATATTCAGATATGGCAATTGGTATTGCTTTGTTGTTAGGATTTAAACTTCCAACCAATTTCAGAACGCCGTATCAATCCAAATCAATTACCGAATTTTGGCGTCGTTGGCACATTTCGTTATCTACTTGGTTAAAAGATTTCTTATACATTTCGGTAGGAGGAAACCGTAAAGGAACCTTTGCAGGATTTTTGTTTCCTGCTTTGTTTTTCATTGCTTTGTTTGTTTGGGGAGTTTATATGTATCCAACCTCTTACGTTCCACTAATTATTGCTTCGGCTTCGTTTTTAGTGTTTGTTTTTTCGTTTTTATTTTCAAAAGACAAGAAGAAAACGATGTACACCGATGTTAATTTAATGACCACAATGTTACTTGGCGGATTATGGCACGGCGCAAGTTTACGTTTTATTGTTTGGGGAGCCTTACACGGAGGCGCTTTAGCAGTGCATAAATTGTTTATGGAATACTTTCCAGATAATGGTAAAAAATCCTTTTTCAAAAGTATTTGGGATGTATTTGCTGTTATTCTAACGTTTCATTTTGTAACGTTTTGTTGGATATTTTTTAGAGCAAAAGATTTTCCTACCGCTTTAGATGTGATTAATAATATTGGAAATCTAACTTTTGATTTCAATCAATGGTATATTATTTATCAAGGTTATACCAATGTATTTTTGGTGATGTTATTCGGATTGGTTTGGCATTTTATTCCTGAAGCTTGGATGAAGAAAGTGCAAAACATATTTATTGTGATGCCTCTTGTTGGGAAAGCAATTATTCTAGCTTTGGTTTATTGGTTGGTTTTTGCCACCGCACAAGAAGGTCCGCAACCGTTTATTTATTTTCAGTTTTAG
- a CDS encoding LysM peptidoglycan-binding domain-containing protein: protein MKKTFYIGLIFLLFGKTIFAQSSENNVVSEPVSDSISSTITILNPEVLTPFFKQLQDLETTKQGKIRMVQVGDSHIQADFSTNIIKDVFQQKFGNGGLGFVFPHRLVKTNGTSKVNFKSNAAFSSSRNVRPVDENPIGISGYTISTNNKNAVIEVDIKEEQDFANTIKIITPNNIPFFNIGLSNGTKIALEKQTIKAKNHKVKKGETLSSISRKYGVSVDFIKKHNGLKSNNLAIGKNLKVGEEKQIESEVSKSNFDLVALAQSNQSVVYHSSKVIDEFYLIADESKSDYKLSGLLLENNQPGITFSGIGVNGAKLSDYNQFDLFFEQMQVLEPNLIIVSLGTNESFDRLAASDYIANLGVFVSKMKKTNPNAAILVTTSPPSTLHKRYENTYISEYAKGIIDFANTNKNIAVFDLYQAFGAENGVKQNKQKNFLAKDEVHYTKTGYEAQGQMLADALLNAYQNYISNK, encoded by the coding sequence ATGAAGAAAACGTTCTATATCGGCTTGATTTTTTTATTGTTTGGCAAAACTATTTTTGCTCAATCGTCAGAAAATAATGTTGTTTCTGAACCAGTTTCAGATTCTATTTCATCAACGATTACAATTTTAAATCCCGAAGTTTTAACTCCGTTTTTTAAACAATTACAAGATTTAGAAACCACAAAGCAAGGAAAAATCCGAATGGTTCAGGTTGGAGATTCGCACATTCAAGCCGATTTTTCCACCAATATCATTAAAGATGTTTTTCAACAAAAATTCGGGAATGGCGGTTTGGGATTTGTTTTTCCGCATCGATTGGTTAAAACAAACGGAACGTCGAAAGTGAATTTTAAATCGAACGCTGCTTTTAGTTCAAGTCGAAATGTGCGTCCGGTAGATGAAAATCCCATCGGAATTTCGGGTTACACCATTTCAACAAATAATAAAAATGCAGTTATCGAAGTCGATATTAAAGAAGAACAAGATTTTGCAAATACAATTAAAATCATCACACCGAATAATATCCCATTTTTTAATATTGGTTTGAGTAACGGAACTAAAATTGCTTTAGAAAAGCAAACGATAAAAGCTAAAAATCATAAAGTTAAAAAAGGAGAAACGCTTTCAAGTATTTCAAGAAAATATGGAGTTTCTGTTGATTTTATCAAAAAACACAACGGTTTAAAATCGAATAATTTAGCAATCGGAAAAAATTTAAAAGTTGGTGAAGAAAAGCAAATTGAAAGCGAAGTTAGTAAGTCAAATTTTGATTTGGTTGCATTAGCACAAAGTAATCAATCGGTCGTTTATCATTCTTCAAAAGTAATTGACGAATTTTATTTGATTGCCGATGAATCTAAATCAGATTATAAGTTAAGTGGCTTACTTTTAGAAAATAATCAACCTGGAATTACTTTTAGCGGAATAGGAGTGAACGGCGCAAAGCTTTCAGATTACAATCAATTTGATTTGTTTTTTGAGCAGATGCAAGTTTTAGAACCTAACTTAATCATCGTAAGTTTAGGAACAAACGAATCTTTTGACCGATTAGCTGCTTCAGATTACATCGCAAATTTGGGAGTTTTTGTATCTAAAATGAAAAAAACAAATCCAAATGCGGCTATTTTAGTTACCACTTCACCGCCATCGACTTTACATAAAAGATATGAAAATACCTACATTTCCGAATATGCAAAAGGAATCATCGACTTTGCAAATACCAATAAAAACATCGCCGTATTTGATTTATACCAAGCTTTTGGTGCAGAAAACGGGGTGAAACAAAACAAACAAAAAAACTTCTTAGCCAAAGATGAGGTTCATTATACCAAAACAGGATATGAAGCACAAGGGCAAATGTTAGCAGATGCACTTTTAAACGCGTACCAAAATTATATATCTAACAAGTAG
- a CDS encoding GDSL-type esterase/lipase family protein, protein MNQNKNYFIQTYAIMVLSVVAFVFIKPFLPTKLFPVVDANMKNIVVDSLMLEALAEDAQITEDSGINDSLETFDFHESDYVGYQHLIPFFEKLQELETNGKGKIRIAFFGDSMNDGDMIVKDFRANFQDRFGGEGVGFVNITSESAASRGTIKHQFSPKWKSYSFVNTKNLASAFGISGNVFFPKDTAATNWLSLEASKVNHLSDLNNPILFYGKSDVSNGQIAIIRNKDTVYQNLRPNQLVNKIALGNTSKKLKIEFKNAGNIPFYGVDFSGNSGVYVDNFSNRGNSGLPITNIKSEVLSSFNQDLNYDLIVLQYGTNVLGYGTKNYSWYEKKMKAVIEHIQKAMPNVPILIVSIADKSTKYDTQMKTDSAVIPLVKSQLNYAKQANVSFVNLFQLMGGEGSMVKWVEEEPSKANKDYTHLNFRGSKFVSDLIYQKIMFGYDDFTKQTTTKQ, encoded by the coding sequence GTGAATCAAAATAAAAATTATTTTATTCAAACATACGCAATTATGGTTTTATCTGTAGTTGCTTTTGTTTTTATTAAACCTTTTTTGCCAACCAAGCTTTTTCCTGTGGTCGATGCCAATATGAAAAACATTGTTGTTGATAGTTTAATGCTCGAAGCGCTTGCAGAAGATGCTCAAATAACTGAAGATAGTGGAATTAATGATTCGTTAGAAACATTCGATTTCCATGAATCTGATTATGTCGGATACCAACATTTAATTCCATTTTTCGAAAAATTACAAGAGTTAGAAACAAATGGAAAAGGAAAAATTCGAATTGCTTTTTTTGGTGATTCGATGAATGATGGCGATATGATTGTAAAAGATTTTAGAGCGAATTTTCAAGACCGTTTTGGTGGTGAAGGTGTTGGATTTGTAAACATAACTTCAGAATCAGCAGCTTCACGCGGAACAATCAAACATCAGTTTTCGCCAAAATGGAAATCGTATTCATTTGTAAATACTAAAAACTTAGCTTCAGCTTTCGGAATTAGCGGAAACGTTTTCTTTCCGAAAGATACAGCTGCAACCAATTGGTTGAGTTTAGAAGCTTCCAAAGTAAATCATTTATCAGATTTAAATAACCCGATTCTTTTTTACGGTAAATCCGATGTGTCAAATGGTCAAATTGCGATTATTAGAAATAAAGATACGGTTTATCAAAATTTACGCCCGAATCAATTAGTTAATAAAATTGCTTTAGGAAATACGAGTAAAAAGCTAAAAATCGAATTTAAAAATGCCGGAAATATCCCGTTTTACGGAGTTGATTTTTCTGGTAATTCTGGAGTTTATGTAGATAATTTTTCGAATCGTGGAAATTCGGGATTGCCAATTACAAACATAAAATCAGAAGTTTTATCAAGTTTTAATCAAGATTTAAATTACGATTTAATTGTACTTCAATACGGAACAAATGTTCTAGGTTACGGAACCAAAAATTACAGTTGGTACGAGAAAAAGATGAAAGCAGTTATTGAACATATTCAAAAAGCGATGCCCAATGTTCCTATTTTAATTGTTTCGATTGCCGATAAATCGACCAAATATGATACGCAAATGAAAACCGATTCGGCTGTAATTCCGTTGGTAAAATCGCAATTAAATTATGCAAAACAAGCAAACGTAAGTTTTGTGAATTTATTTCAATTGATGGGCGGCGAAGGTTCGATGGTTAAATGGGTTGAAGAAGAACCGTCAAAAGCCAATAAAGATTATACGCATTTAAACTTTAGAGGTTCAAAATTTGTATCGGATTTAATCTATCAGAAAATCATGTTTGGTTATGATGATTTTACCAAACAAACAACTACAAAACAATAA